The following DNA comes from Sphingorhabdus sp. M41.
CGGTCCGCGACACTTTCGCCAACATTGCCAAAAAATGCGAAAAAATCGACGTTCTGATAAACAGCGCCGCATCCTACGAACCCTTCACTCTCGCCGAGGCAACGGACGAAAAGGTGGTAGCGATGGTGAACACCAATCTGACCGGCCCCGTATTATGTTCGCGCGAAGCCCTGCCGCTTTTCCGGAACAGCGGCAAAATCATCAACGTCAGCAGCGAGAGTGTTGCTCTCAAATTTGCCATGCAGTGGCTTTATACTGCGACCAAGGCGGGTCTCGAAGCCATGTCCAGCATGCTCGACCGGGAGCTGGCCCCCGATGGCATCAGGGTCTCTTCGGTTCGCTGTGGCCAGATGTATGACGAAAGCAAGACCGGTTCGAACTGGCCGATCGACCTGACGATGCGTTTTGTCGAAGAAAATGTGAAAGTCGGCATCGATGTCCGCACCCGGCCCTTGTCGCATTACAAATCCGTCGCCGATATTTTCAGGCATGTCGTCGATACACCGCATGACATGCATGTCGGCCATGTCGAGATCACGGGCGATCGCCCCTATGTTCCCGTTCAAGAGAAGAAAGATTCAGAATGACCATGCTCCCCGAAGCCAAGCTATATGTCGATGGAACCTTGCGCGAGGCCGCCGCTGGCAGGACATTCGACATTATCGGACCGTGGACGGGAGAAGTCGTGGGCAAGGCAGCAGATGCCTCCGCTGCCGATGTCGACGAAGCAATCGCGGCTGCCCGCCGGGCATTTGATGAAAGCGATTGGGCAACCAATGTCGAATTGAGGGTCGGTCTGGTCAAAAAATTGCGGGACCTGTTCGAGGAGAACAAGGATCGCCTGAATGAGCTCGCCAGAATAGAAGCGGGTGCTGCACTTGGAGCAGTGGGCCGGGCGCATGTCGACATGGCGCTGGACGGCTGGGACGACTATCTGCGTGTATTTCCCGAAGTCGAATGGGAAACCGACTATGGCACACGTGAAGGCTATGGTTTTACCAGCCATCGCCGGGCATTTCATGAACCAGTGGGCGTGGTTGGCGCAATCTCTCCCTGGAACGTGCCGCTGTACGTGAATGTCGGGAAGGTCATTGCAGCGTTGCTGGCTGGCTGCACTGTTATCCTGAAACCTGCTCCCAACACGCCGGGCATGGGCGCGATTTTCGGTGAACTGGCGGATAAGGCCGGTTTTCCCGCGGGCGTAATAAATGTCGTGTTTGGCAGCGATCCTGCCGAGGCCGGAGAGATGCTGGTTACCGATCCGCGCGTGGATCTGATCAGCTTCACCGGATCGACGGGCGTCGGAAAGCGCATCATGGAGAAAGGGGCGCAGACCCTGAAGCGTGTGTTCCTCGAACTGGGAGGAAAATCAGCGAAGATCATCCTCGACGATGCGCCGAATTTCGCCATGGAAGTCGCGCAGACCATGCTGGTATTTCATGCCGGGCAGGGCTGTGCCGTGCAATCTCGTCTGCTGGTTCCCGTTAGCCGATACGAGGAAACTAAGGCGATTCTGGCACAAGCCTATGCCGGTTTTGGTGACAATTGGGGCGACTTCGACAACCCGCAGCAGATCATGGGACCGGTGATATCGCAGCGCCAAATGGATCGCGTGCTATCCTATATCAAACTCGGGCAGGAAGAAGGTGCTACGTTGCTCGCTGGTGGTAATGCGCGTCCCGACAAGGGAACCGGCTATTTCATCGAACCAACCGTTTTCGTCGATGTGACCAATGACATGCGGATTGCGCAGGAAGAAATTTTCGGACCGGTTCTGGTCGTCATCCCGTTCGATGATGATGATGCTGCCGTGCGTATTGCGAACGATAGCGAATATGGGCTATCGGGTGGTGTGTCTTCGGGTGACTTCGAGCGGGCCATGTCCGTTGCGCGGCGGATCAGAACGGGTTCGATCAGCGTGAATGGCGGCATGTGTATAGCCGGGGATATCCCGTTCGGCGGCTATAAGGCCAGCGGTGTCGGCCGGGAATGGGGCCGCGAAGGGATCGAGGAGCATCTCGAAACCAAATTGATTGCATGGAAAGAGTGATTTGCACAGTTCATCGGATTTACGTATTTCGGCAGAAAATAACGAGCGACCAGCTAGCGAACGGGTCGTGCGCAATCTGAATGGACAAAAATTAGGGCGCAAGGGCATCATTACCCGACAAAGAATTCTGACGGCTGCCAGCAAATTGATTGTCGAGACAGACGACCTCCAGATTTCCCTCGGTGCCATTGCAGCCGAAGCAGACCTGGGCATGACCTCGGTCTATAATTATTTCAGCGACCTCACAGACGTTATCCTCGGGGTGCTTGAACATATAATGGTCGACGCTGAGGAGGCCTATCTGGCTCATTTGCGCATCCGCTGGGAAGATGAAAATCTCGCCGAAGAGTGCAGCAAGTTCATCAATGCCTTTTTTATCTT
Coding sequences within:
- a CDS encoding SDR family oxidoreductase: MSKTIIITGAGEGLGRTLAQRFAADGDRVVLLGRTFEKVAKVADELGGEHFALSCDVGNPASVRDTFANIAKKCEKIDVLINSAASYEPFTLAEATDEKVVAMVNTNLTGPVLCSREALPLFRNSGKIINVSSESVALKFAMQWLYTATKAGLEAMSSMLDRELAPDGIRVSSVRCGQMYDESKTGSNWPIDLTMRFVEENVKVGIDVRTRPLSHYKSVADIFRHVVDTPHDMHVGHVEITGDRPYVPVQEKKDSE
- a CDS encoding aldehyde dehydrogenase family protein yields the protein MTMLPEAKLYVDGTLREAAAGRTFDIIGPWTGEVVGKAADASAADVDEAIAAARRAFDESDWATNVELRVGLVKKLRDLFEENKDRLNELARIEAGAALGAVGRAHVDMALDGWDDYLRVFPEVEWETDYGTREGYGFTSHRRAFHEPVGVVGAISPWNVPLYVNVGKVIAALLAGCTVILKPAPNTPGMGAIFGELADKAGFPAGVINVVFGSDPAEAGEMLVTDPRVDLISFTGSTGVGKRIMEKGAQTLKRVFLELGGKSAKIILDDAPNFAMEVAQTMLVFHAGQGCAVQSRLLVPVSRYEETKAILAQAYAGFGDNWGDFDNPQQIMGPVISQRQMDRVLSYIKLGQEEGATLLAGGNARPDKGTGYFIEPTVFVDVTNDMRIAQEEIFGPVLVVIPFDDDDAAVRIANDSEYGLSGGVSSGDFERAMSVARRIRTGSISVNGGMCIAGDIPFGGYKASGVGREWGREGIEEHLETKLIAWKE
- a CDS encoding TetR/AcrR family transcriptional regulator, with product MHSSSDLRISAENNERPASERVVRNLNGQKLGRKGIITRQRILTAASKLIVETDDLQISLGAIAAEADLGMTSVYNYFSDLTDVILGVLEHIMVDAEEAYLAHLRIRWEDENLAEECSKFINAFFIFWTRNANVFHIRNNFADKRDRKMIAHRASVAQEILGLIIAQMAKKSESSEYPHNSMASAVYMGIERAVSVLNNKLLMNDLPTAYRPDKTGLLAAEARLFEFGIRSERGVQW